The Papaver somniferum cultivar HN1 chromosome 3, ASM357369v1, whole genome shotgun sequence genome includes a region encoding these proteins:
- the LOC113355871 gene encoding synaptotagmin-5-like isoform X1, with protein sequence MSFFFGLFIGITVGIGLIMGFVRSENYRSKRRSDLAATVSAFSKMTVEDSKKLLPLDFYPSWVVFSEKQKLTWLNLELTKIWPYVDQAASELIKTSVEPVLEQYRPVILSSLKFSKLTLGTVAPQFTGVSIIEDGEDGITMELEMQWDGNPSIVLDIKTKLGVSLPIQVKNIGFTGVFRLMFKPLVNEFPCFGAVCYSLRHKKKLDFTLKVVGGDVSSIPGISDAIESTIRDAIEDSITWPVRKIIPIIPGDYSDLELKPVGTLEVKLVQAKELTNKDIIGKSDPYAVVYIRPLADRMKKSKTINNQLNPIWNEHFEFIVEDASTQHLIVKIFDDEGVQASELIGCAQVLLKDLEPGKVKDVWLKLVKDLDLQRDTKNRGQVHLELLYIPFGMENSFTNPFAPKFSMTSLEKALKSGSDGTEAGDLEKAANQKKREVIVRGVLSVTVISAEEVPATDILGKADPYVILSLKKAGTKNKTRVVNDSLNPVWNQTFDFVVEDGLHDMLVLELYDHDTFGKDYIGRCIITLTRVILEGEYSDTVPLDGAKSGKLNLHLKWSAQPIYRDST encoded by the exons ATGTCTTTCTTCTTTGGGTTGTTTATTGGAATCACTGTTGGTATTGGATTGATAATGGGTTTTGTTCGTTCTGAGAATTATCGATCAAAACGTCGATCTGATTTg GCAGCAACAGTATCAGCGTTTTCAAAGATGACAGTTGAAGATTCTAAAAAGCTACTTCCATTAGATTTTTATCCATCATGGGTTGTATTTTCAGAGAAACAAAAGCTAACATGGCTTAATCTTGAGCTCACTAAGATCTGGCCATATGTTGATCAG GCGGCGTCCGAACTGATTAAAACCTCAGTTGAACCTGTTCTTGAACAATATAGACCTGTTATACTTTCATCTCTTAAGTTTTCTAAGTTGACACTTGGTACTGTTGCTCCACAATTTACAG gagtttcaatcattgaagatGGTGAGGATGGCATTACaatggagttggagatgcagtggGATGGGAATCCAAGCATAGTACTTGATATCAAGACGAAACTTGGTGTTTCTTTACCTATACAG GTCAAAAACATTGGTTTCACGGGGGTTTTCAGATTAATGTTTAAGCCACTAGTTAATGAGTTTCCTTGTTTCGGAGCTGTTTGTTATTCGTTGAGGCATAAG AAGAAGTTGGATTTTACACTTAAAGTTGTTGGTGGTGATGTATCATCTATTCCTGGAATCTCTGATGCTATTGAG AGCACGATACGCGATGCAATTGAAGATTCTATAACATGGCCAGTTCGGAAAATTATTCCCATCATACCTGGGGACTATAG TGATCTAGAGCTGAAACCTGTTGGGACATTAGAAGTGAAGCTTGTACAGGCTAAGGAATTAACAAACAAGGACATCATTGGGAAATCTGATCCGTATGCTGTAGTGTATATACGCCCATTAGCTGACAGAATGAAGAAAAGTAAAACAATT AACAATCAGCTGAATCCTATTTGGAATGAGCACTTTGAATTTATAGTCGAGGATGCATCTACTCAACATTTGATAGTCAAAATTTTTGATGATGAAGGAGTTCAAGCATCTGAACTGATTGGATGtgcacaagtgttgttgaaagaccTTGAGCCTGGTAAAGTGAAGGATGTTTGGCTGAAGTTGGTCAAAGATTTGGATCTCCAGAGAGACACGAAAAACAGGGGCCAG GTTCATTTGGAGCTTTTGTATATTCCATTTGGCATGGAGAATTCGTTTACTAATCCTTTTGCTCCAAAGTTCTCAATGACATCCCTCGAGAAAGCCCTCAAATCTGGGTCTGATGGAACCGAGGCTGGTGATCTTGAGAAAGCAGCCAACCAAAAGAAAAGAGAGGTCATAGTGAGAGGAGTACTTTCTGTGACAGTGATTTCAGCTGAGGAGGTGCCAGCAACTGATATACTGGGAAAGGCCGATCCCTACGTTATACTGAGTTTGAAGAAAGCGGGAACCAAAAATAAAACTAGG GTTGTAAATGACAGTCTGAATCCAGTCTGGAACCAAACTTTTGACTTTGTTGTGGAGGATGGTTTACACGATATGCTAGTACTGGAACTTTATGATCATGATACATTTGGAAAG GACTATATCGGGCGATGCATCATTACACTTACCAGGGTTATTCTGGAAGGGGAATACAGTGACACTGTCCCTCTAGATGGTGCCAAATCAGGAAAGCTGAATTTGCATCTCAAGTGGTCGGCACAACCAATATACAGAGACTCAACATGA
- the LOC113355871 gene encoding synaptotagmin-5-like isoform X2, protein MELEMQWDGNPSIVLDIKTKLGVSLPIQVKNIGFTGVFRLMFKPLVNEFPCFGAVCYSLRHKKKLDFTLKVVGGDVSSIPGISDAIESTIRDAIEDSITWPVRKIIPIIPGDYSDLELKPVGTLEVKLVQAKELTNKDIIGKSDPYAVVYIRPLADRMKKSKTINNQLNPIWNEHFEFIVEDASTQHLIVKIFDDEGVQASELIGCAQVLLKDLEPGKVKDVWLKLVKDLDLQRDTKNRGQVHLELLYIPFGMENSFTNPFAPKFSMTSLEKALKSGSDGTEAGDLEKAANQKKREVIVRGVLSVTVISAEEVPATDILGKADPYVILSLKKAGTKNKTRVVNDSLNPVWNQTFDFVVEDGLHDMLVLELYDHDTFGKDYIGRCIITLTRVILEGEYSDTVPLDGAKSGKLNLHLKWSAQPIYRDST, encoded by the exons atggagttggagatgcagtggGATGGGAATCCAAGCATAGTACTTGATATCAAGACGAAACTTGGTGTTTCTTTACCTATACAG GTCAAAAACATTGGTTTCACGGGGGTTTTCAGATTAATGTTTAAGCCACTAGTTAATGAGTTTCCTTGTTTCGGAGCTGTTTGTTATTCGTTGAGGCATAAG AAGAAGTTGGATTTTACACTTAAAGTTGTTGGTGGTGATGTATCATCTATTCCTGGAATCTCTGATGCTATTGAG AGCACGATACGCGATGCAATTGAAGATTCTATAACATGGCCAGTTCGGAAAATTATTCCCATCATACCTGGGGACTATAG TGATCTAGAGCTGAAACCTGTTGGGACATTAGAAGTGAAGCTTGTACAGGCTAAGGAATTAACAAACAAGGACATCATTGGGAAATCTGATCCGTATGCTGTAGTGTATATACGCCCATTAGCTGACAGAATGAAGAAAAGTAAAACAATT AACAATCAGCTGAATCCTATTTGGAATGAGCACTTTGAATTTATAGTCGAGGATGCATCTACTCAACATTTGATAGTCAAAATTTTTGATGATGAAGGAGTTCAAGCATCTGAACTGATTGGATGtgcacaagtgttgttgaaagaccTTGAGCCTGGTAAAGTGAAGGATGTTTGGCTGAAGTTGGTCAAAGATTTGGATCTCCAGAGAGACACGAAAAACAGGGGCCAG GTTCATTTGGAGCTTTTGTATATTCCATTTGGCATGGAGAATTCGTTTACTAATCCTTTTGCTCCAAAGTTCTCAATGACATCCCTCGAGAAAGCCCTCAAATCTGGGTCTGATGGAACCGAGGCTGGTGATCTTGAGAAAGCAGCCAACCAAAAGAAAAGAGAGGTCATAGTGAGAGGAGTACTTTCTGTGACAGTGATTTCAGCTGAGGAGGTGCCAGCAACTGATATACTGGGAAAGGCCGATCCCTACGTTATACTGAGTTTGAAGAAAGCGGGAACCAAAAATAAAACTAGG GTTGTAAATGACAGTCTGAATCCAGTCTGGAACCAAACTTTTGACTTTGTTGTGGAGGATGGTTTACACGATATGCTAGTACTGGAACTTTATGATCATGATACATTTGGAAAG GACTATATCGGGCGATGCATCATTACACTTACCAGGGTTATTCTGGAAGGGGAATACAGTGACACTGTCCCTCTAGATGGTGCCAAATCAGGAAAGCTGAATTTGCATCTCAAGTGGTCGGCACAACCAATATACAGAGACTCAACATGA